A stretch of DNA from Roseovarius faecimaris:
AGAGCGTCGCGATGATGTCATCGGCCTCATAACCTTCCATCTCCTTACAGGCGATGTTGAACGCCTCCGTTGCCTGGCGGGTGAGCGGAATCTGCGGGCGCAAATCCTCGGGCATGGCCTCGCGATTGGCCTTGTATTCGGGATACATCTCGTTGCGGAACGTATGGCTGCCCTTGTCAAAGATCACCGCCACATGAGTGGGCGCATCGGGCCCGTGATTATCCTGCACATATTTCTGCAGCATGTTGCAGAAGCCGCTGACCGCCCCCACCGGCAAGCCGTCTGATTTACGGGTGAGCGGTGGCAAGGCATGATAGGCGCGGAAAATAAACGCCGAGCCATCAATCAGATGCAGGTGATGCCCTTTGCCAAACGCCATTGTGATCCCCTCTGGTCAGCACGCCCGCCTTTCATGCCATGCGGTGCAAGCGGGGGCCACTGTCAATTTTTGAGTATTTGGGGAACAATGAAAGCAACGCCCTCTTTCATTGTTCCCCAAATACTCCCGCCGGAGGCAGCCCGACCTCAACACAAGCTCAACGCCACGAAAATGAGCGTCGCGGTGACACTCGCGCCGGGGAGGACGCAAGGACGACGAGATACTCAAGCAGGCGCGATCAGCGCCTTCCTTTGGATCAGGTGGGTCAGACCTTGCCTTCGAAATCCTTGTGTACCAGCTTGGCATCGCAATAGGGGCATTCGACCCAGCCTTGCTCAAGCGGGATTTGCAGCCAGACGCGCGGGTGGCCGAGCGCGCCCTCTCCCCCGTCACAGGCAACGCGGTAGCTGTCGACGATCTTGGTTTCCGGGGCCGCGGTGGTCATCGGGCGTTTCCTTTTCCTCGGGCTTGGGATAGCCCCATATATGAGCGATCCGGACGTCAGGGGCAAGAGGACCATGCGCAAATCGGCCATCGAGATCACAGGGCTGAGCAAGACCTACAGGGGCGGGCCGCGCGCGCCGGAAAAGGCGGCGCTCAAGGGCATTGACCTCGACATTCCGGCAGGTTCGGTCTTTGGCCTGTTGGGGCCGAACGGGGCGGGCAAATCGACTCTGATCAATATTCTGGCGGGGCTTGTGGTCAAGACCGCCGGCAAGGTGACGATCTGGGGGTTCGATCAGGATGTGAACCCGCGACAGAGCCGGGCGGCGATCGGTGTGATGCCGCAGGAGCTGAACCTCGATCCGTTCTTCACCCCACGCGCGGCACTGGAGGTGCAGGCGGGGCTGTATGGCGTGAAGAAGGCGGAGCGGCGCAGCGACGAGATCCTGCGCCTCGTGGGGCTGGAGGACAAGGCCGAGGCCTATGCGCGCACGCTCTCGGGCGGGATGCGGCGGCGGCTTTTGCTGGCCAAGGCGCTGGTGCATCATCCGCATGTTCTGGTGCTGGATGAGCCGACGGCGGGGGTGGATATCGAGCTCAGGCAGATGCTGTGGGAGAATGTGCGCAGGCTCAATGCCGAGGGCATGACGATCATCCTGACCACGCATTATCTGGAAGAGGCCGAGGAGATGTGCGATGAGATCGCCATCATCAACCAGGGCGATCTGGTGGCCCGCGACAGCACGGCGAACCTGCTGAGCCGGATGGATGGGCGGCGGATGATCATTCAGCCGGACGGCGAGGTGGGCGCATTGCCCGAGGCCGAGGGGATTGAGGCGGAACTGCGCGGCGATGGCGCGCTGGTGCTGAGCTACCAGTCGCAGGCGACCCCTGCCGAGGCGGTGCTGGAGGCGGTGCGCAGCGCGGGGATTGGCATCCGCGACGTGCGCACCGAGCAGGCGGATTTGCAGGATGTGTTCCTGGAACTGACGCGGAGCCGGTAAAGCGTTTCGCCTTAAGAGTTGTCTCAAGTTTAAGGCAAAACGCTTCAGGGCGCTTAGCCGGGCCCGTCCTCCAGCGGCGGGCAGGTGAGGCGCAGCATGATCTCAAAGAGATAGTGCAGCACGACCGGCAGGACCGACAGGATGGCCACCCGCGCGCCGAGAGGCACATGGGCGATCAGCAGGCTTTCGTTGACGACGATCACCAGAAAAACGGTCAGCGCATAGAGCCGGAGCAGGTGGTGGCGAAACGGAAGCGGGACCTCGGAGGGCGCGCCTACCGGGACCAGCCTGTCCAGCGCCACGCGATCGCCGCAAAGGCCGAGCAGGGTCACGCCCAGATAGAGCGCGCCGTAGAGCGAGACGAGGCGGTGGGTGACCACAGGGTTCAGCAACCAGATTTGCAGGGCGAAAAGGCCGAGGCACACCAGCACGGCCCCCCACATGGCCGTGCGGGCACGCCCGAAGAGGCGGCGCTGTCGGACCGCCGAGACAGGCAGCACCGCGTAGAGATGCGCCGCCTGCGCCAGGACCGCTGACCAGACGAAGGCCGCGGGCTGTTCGAGGCCCAAAGCGCACAGGCCCGTCCAGCTGCCGACGAAGACCGCGGGCATCAGCAACCGGCCCCAGCTGACCGGCGGCAGGGAGCGCAGCAGGATCCACAGGATCATGGAAAAGCGGCGAAACGGGTTCATCCGGCCAGTCTAGCGCGCGACGGGGCGGTATTGCGGCGCGCAGAAGGAAAAACCGCGCCTAGCTGTCGCGGCGGTTCTGCTCTTTAAGCGCCTTTTCAATCTCGGTCAGGCGGCTCAGCACCTCGTCGCGGTAGGTGCCGGTCAGCTCGTCCGCTTCGGCATGATGGGCGTCCTGCATCGAGTTGACGATCAGACCCACGACAAGGTTCACCACCGCGAAAGTCGTCACCAGAATGAAGGGCACGAAGAAGGCCCAGGCATAGGGATAGACCTCCATCACCGGGCGGACGATGCCCATCGACCACGATTCAAGCGTCATGATCTGAAACAGCGAATAGGCCGAGCTGCCCAGATCGCCGAACCAGTCGGGGAAGGACTCACCGAAAAGCTTGGTCGCCATGACCGAGCCGATATAGAAGATGATGCCCATCAGCAGAAAGACCGAGCCCATGCCCGGCAGCGCGGCCATCAGCCCCTCGACCACGCGGCGCAGGGAGGGGGTAACCGACACGACCCGCAAAAGCCGCAGGATCCGCATGGCCCGCAGAACCGAGAGGCCTTGCGTGGCAGGCACCAGCGAGATGCCGACGATCACGAAATCGAAAATGTTCCAGCCACTGCGAAAGAACGTCCCGCCCCGGGCAAAGAGCTTGGCTGCGATCTCGACCACGAAAATGGCGAGGCAGATCCTGTCGAGCGCGATCAGGAGCGGACCTGCGGCGGCCATGACGGTCTTGGAGGTTTCCAGCCCGAGGATCACGGCATTGAACAGGATCACCGCTAGAATGGTGTTCTGCACCAGCGGGCGGTCGACAAAGGCGCCCACACGGGCGCGAAGGGAGGTGCTTTGGCTCATGCGCCGGATATGGGGGAAAGGCGGGCGCGTGACAAGATAGGTGGAGTGGGATGTTTTACATGCAGGGCCGTCCTGAGGCCCGGGCGGTCTTTGGGGTCAGCGCGGCGCGAGGCCCATGACCCGCCGCCGGAGTGCGATTGGACCGGCTGTTCCAAGGCGCATTACGCCAATCAGATCCGCGCACGGAACGAGTGAAGGCCTGTCCGGGGGACGGCGTGCTAGCTGGGCGGGGTGCCCGCCGCGTCCAGAAGCTCGGACAGGGCCAGCGCCATGACCTGCGCGCTTTCCACCATATCGGCGATGCCCACATATTCGTCAGGCTTATGCGCGAGATCGAGGATCCCCGGGCCATAGGCGATACAGTTTTTCAGCCGCCCGATCCGGTCGATATGTTTCTGATCATAGGTGCCGGGGCTGACCACGTAATCCGCCTCGCGCCCGAAAACATTGCGCACCGCCTGCGCCACGGCCCCCACCACGGGCGCGTCACGCTCGGTCATGGTGGGAAGCACCCGGTGCAGCTCTGTGATGTCATAGTCGAAGCCGGGGCGCCCGCGCCGCACGGTTTCCAGCACCGCGCGAACCTCGCGCTCGACCTCTTCGATATCCTCTTCGATCAGGAAGCGCCGGTCGATCACCATGCGGCAGCGGTCGGGCACGCAGGGCGAGGGCAGCCCGGTATAGCCCGCTGCCTGCTCCGGTTCGCCGCCATGAATCGAGTTGATGTTGAGGGTCGACTGGCGTGCGCCTTCGGGCACCACCGGCATGGCGGTGCGTTTCTGCGCCAGCGCGGGAAACAGGCTTGTCTCCATCTCCTGCAGCACGGCGCCCATGTGCCGCACGGCGCAATCGCCCAGGAAGGGCATGGAGCCATGCGCGATCTCGCCCTTGGTTTCGACCTCGGCCCACCAGACCCCGCGATGGCCCAGGCAGATCCGGTCCTTGTTGAGCGGCTCGGGGATGATCACATGATCCACATGGGCATAGCGCCCCTGCTGCGCCAGATAGGCCACCCCGCCGAAGCCGCCGGATTCCTCATCCGCCGTGCCGCTGATCTCGATGGCGCCCGCATGGTCGGGGCAAAGCTCGATGAACGCCTCAGCGGCGATGATCGAAGCCGCGAGCCCGCCTTTCATGTCACAGGCGCCACGGCCATAGACACGGCCGTCCTTCACCTCGCCGCCAAACGGGTCCACCGTCCAGCCATGCCCGGCCTCGACCACGTCGATATGGCTGTTGAAATGGACGGTGTCGCCGGGCCGCCCCCCCTCGCGCCGGGCCACGATGTTCCAGCGGGGATGCGCATCGCTGTCACCGACCGCCCCTTCGGCGCGGATCAGTTCGGTTTCGAACCCGGCCTTCAGCAGCCGCTGGTCGAGATAGTCGCAGATCTCACGATAAAACGCGCCGGGCGGGTTCAGCGTGGGGATGCGGATCAGGTCCTGGGTCAGCGCCACGAGATCGCTTTCGCGCGCCGCGATCTCAGCCTTCAAACGCTCTGCCAATGCCATGCCGCACCTCCTGCCATTGGCAAAACCCTAGCACCGGCATCTCAGCGATGAAAACCAATTGTCGGGGGCAGGGTCACCCCAGCCTGCCCGATGCCCCGCGCAGGAGCGCGTCTGCCTCATGCGACATCCGCGCGATGATCTCGGCGGCCGAGGGGCGGTCATGGATCAGCCCCGCCGCCTCGCCGACGAAGGTGTTGGCGCGTTCCGGATCGCCTTCGGCCCAGCCCGCTTTCCACTTGGCGGATTCCGTCTCGGCCTGTGCCAGAAGCCCTGCAAGGTCATTGTGCCAGCGATCGGTGAAGGCGTTTTGCAGGACACGAGCCGTGTAGCGGTCGGGCCAATTGAGCAAGCGGGCGCGGTCCATCACGGTGGAGCGGATCGTGTCGTCGCCGGTGGCGGAGATGGCCGCCGCGACCATCGCCTGTGAGACATCCGCCTCTGCCGAGGCCCAGAGCCGCGAGCCCACGAGCACGCCGTCAGCCCCCAGCATCAGCGCGGCAGCAAGGCCGCGCCCGTCGGCGATGCCTCCGGCGGCCAGAAGCAGCACCTCCGGCGCGTTGCCCGCCAGCCAGTCGGCCACCTCGGGCACCAAAGTCAGCGTCGCGCGGCGTTCGCCATGTCCGCCTGCTTCAGACCCCTGTGCTACGATAACGGCTGCACCTGCCTCGGCGGCGCGCCTGGCGTCGCGCAGGGTCTGCACCTGGCATATCAGGGGAATACCCGCCTCGGCGATCTGCCCGGCAAAGGGCATCGGATCCCCGAAGCTGAGGAACATCGCCGCCGGATCACGGTCCAGAACCACCTGCAAGACCTCGGGCTGTTCGGCCAGTTTCCAGGTGATCAGCC
This window harbors:
- a CDS encoding zinc-finger domain-containing protein produces the protein MTTAAPETKIVDSYRVACDGGEGALGHPRVWLQIPLEQGWVECPYCDAKLVHKDFEGKV
- a CDS encoding ABC transporter ATP-binding protein; amino-acid sequence: MRKSAIEITGLSKTYRGGPRAPEKAALKGIDLDIPAGSVFGLLGPNGAGKSTLINILAGLVVKTAGKVTIWGFDQDVNPRQSRAAIGVMPQELNLDPFFTPRAALEVQAGLYGVKKAERRSDEILRLVGLEDKAEAYARTLSGGMRRRLLLAKALVHHPHVLVLDEPTAGVDIELRQMLWENVRRLNAEGMTIILTTHYLEEAEEMCDEIAIINQGDLVARDSTANLLSRMDGRRMIIQPDGEVGALPEAEGIEAELRGDGALVLSYQSQATPAEAVLEAVRSAGIGIRDVRTEQADLQDVFLELTRSR
- a CDS encoding ion transporter, whose product is MSQSTSLRARVGAFVDRPLVQNTILAVILFNAVILGLETSKTVMAAAGPLLIALDRICLAIFVVEIAAKLFARGGTFFRSGWNIFDFVIVGISLVPATQGLSVLRAMRILRLLRVVSVTPSLRRVVEGLMAALPGMGSVFLLMGIIFYIGSVMATKLFGESFPDWFGDLGSSAYSLFQIMTLESWSMGIVRPVMEVYPYAWAFFVPFILVTTFAVVNLVVGLIVNSMQDAHHAEADELTGTYRDEVLSRLTEIEKALKEQNRRDS
- a CDS encoding acetylornithine deacetylase/succinyl-diaminopimelate desuccinylase family protein, producing MALAERLKAEIAARESDLVALTQDLIRIPTLNPPGAFYREICDYLDQRLLKAGFETELIRAEGAVGDSDAHPRWNIVARREGGRPGDTVHFNSHIDVVEAGHGWTVDPFGGEVKDGRVYGRGACDMKGGLAASIIAAEAFIELCPDHAGAIEISGTADEESGGFGGVAYLAQQGRYAHVDHVIIPEPLNKDRICLGHRGVWWAEVETKGEIAHGSMPFLGDCAVRHMGAVLQEMETSLFPALAQKRTAMPVVPEGARQSTLNINSIHGGEPEQAAGYTGLPSPCVPDRCRMVIDRRFLIEEDIEEVEREVRAVLETVRRGRPGFDYDITELHRVLPTMTERDAPVVGAVAQAVRNVFGREADYVVSPGTYDQKHIDRIGRLKNCIAYGPGILDLAHKPDEYVGIADMVESAQVMALALSELLDAAGTPPS
- a CDS encoding NAD(P)H-dependent flavin oxidoreductase, which codes for MIKTRLTDRFELEHPIVSAPMAFAAGGRLAAAVTNAGALGLIGGGYGDTDWLEQAFSDAGNTRVGCGLITWKLAEQPEVLQVVLDRDPAAMFLSFGDPMPFAGQIAEAGIPLICQVQTLRDARRAAEAGAAVIVAQGSEAGGHGERRATLTLVPEVADWLAGNAPEVLLLAAGGIADGRGLAAALMLGADGVLVGSRLWASAEADVSQAMVAAAISATGDDTIRSTVMDRARLLNWPDRYTARVLQNAFTDRWHNDLAGLLAQAETESAKWKAGWAEGDPERANTFVGEAAGLIHDRPSAAEIIARMSHEADALLRGASGRLG